A genome region from Canis lupus dingo isolate Sandy chromosome 7, ASM325472v2, whole genome shotgun sequence includes the following:
- the LOC112647754 gene encoding chromatin target of PRMT1 protein isoform X8 gives MAAQSAPKVVLKSTTKMSLNERFTNMLKNKQPMPVNIRASMQQQQQLASARNRRLAQQMENRPSVQAALKLKQSLKQRLGKSNIQARLGRPIGTLARGAIGGRGLPIIQRGLPRGGLRGGRATRTLLRGGMSLRGRGMIGRGRGGFGGRGRGRGRGRGALTRPVLTKEQLDNQLDAYMSKTKGHLDAELDAYMAQTDPETND, from the exons ATGGCTGCACAGTCAGCGCCGAAAGTTGTGCTAAAAAGCACCACCAAGATGTCTCTAAATGAGCG CTTTACTAATATGCTGAAGAACAAACAGCCGATGCCAGTGAATATTCGGGCTTCGATGCAGCAACAACAGCAGCTAGCCAGTGCCAGAAACAGAAGACTGGCCCAGCAGATGGAGAATAGACCCTCTGTCCAGGCAGCATTAAAACTTAAGCAG AGCTTAAAGCAGCGCCTGGGTAAGAGTAACATCCAGGCACGGTTAGGCCGACCCATAGGGACCCTGGCCAGGGGAGCAATCGGAGGACGAGGCCTGCCCATAATCCAGAGAGGCTTACCCCGAGGAGGACTGCGTGGGGGACGTGCCACCAGAACCCTGCTTAGGGGCGGGATGTCGCTCCGAG GTCGGGGTATGATAGGTCGGGGAAGAGGGGGCTTtggaggccgaggccgaggccgtgGACGAGGGAGAGGTGCCCTCACTCGCCCTGTGCTGACCAAGGAGCAGCTGGACAACCAGTTGGATGCATACATGTCGAAAACAAAAGGACACCTGGATGCCGAGTTGGATGCCTACATGGCACAAACAGATCCAGAAACCAATGATTGA
- the SNAPIN gene encoding SNARE-associated protein Snapin isoform X1, which translates to MAAAGSAAVSGAGTPVAGPAGRDLFAEGLLEFLRPAVQQLDSHVHAVRAVPNQRGPESGPRPRPLREEAAERAAASRPGQQYSAERAGTAEAAKPQRCQRNSPQKGHAGFRTLPPWLPKQVTGRKREPELPSGLPCVLRGARRPQDMEKAAPAGVGSIYILPV; encoded by the exons ATGGCGGCGGCTGGTTCCGCCGCAGTGTCTGGGGCAGGGACCCCTGTGGCGGGTCCCGCAGGCCGTGACCTCTTCGCCGAGGGGCTCCTCGAGTTCCTGCGACCGGCCGTGCAGCAGCTGGACTCTCACGTCCACGCCGTCAG AGCTGTGCCGAATCAACGAGGACCAGAAAGTGGCCCTAGACCTCGACCCCTACGTGAAGAAGCTGCTGAACGCGCGGCGGCGAGTCGTCCTGGTCAACAATATTCTGCAGAACGCGCAG GAACGGCTGAGGCGGCTAAACCACAGCGTTGCCAAAGAAACAGCCCGCAGAAGGGCCATGCTGGATTCAGGACTTTACCCCCCTGGCTCCCCAAGCAAGTAACCGGCAGGAAGAGGGAACCCGAGCTGCCCTCTggcctgccctgtgtcctccGGGGCGCCCGCAGACCTCAGGACATGGAGAAGGCAGCCCCGGCGGGTGTTGGAAGCATTTATATCTTACCCGTGTAG
- the LOC112647754 gene encoding chromatin target of PRMT1 protein isoform X2: protein MAAQSAPKVVLKSTTKMSLNERFTNMLKNKQPMPVNIRASMQQQQQLASARNRRLAQQMENRPSVQAALKLKQTLYASPDSGCGRICPSCGWASGGRCHATSLKQRLGKSNIQARLGRPIGTLARGAIGGRGLPIIQRGLPRGGLRGGRATRTLLRGGMSLRGQNLLRGGRAVAPRMGLRRGGVRGRGGPGRGGLGRGAMGRGGIGGRGRGMIGRGRGGFGGRGRGRGRGRGALTRPVLTKEQLDNQLDAYMSKTKGHLDAELDAYMAQTDPETND from the exons ATGGCTGCACAGTCAGCGCCGAAAGTTGTGCTAAAAAGCACCACCAAGATGTCTCTAAATGAGCG CTTTACTAATATGCTGAAGAACAAACAGCCGATGCCAGTGAATATTCGGGCTTCGATGCAGCAACAACAGCAGCTAGCCAGTGCCAGAAACAGAAGACTGGCCCAGCAGATGGAGAATAGACCCTCTGTCCAGGCAGCATTAAAACTTAAGCAG ACTTTATATGCAAGTCCGGACAGTGGCTGTGGAAGGATATGTCCAAGCTGTGGCTGGGCGTCTGGAGGGCGATGCCATGCAACT AGCTTAAAGCAGCGCCTGGGTAAGAGTAACATCCAGGCACGGTTAGGCCGACCCATAGGGACCCTGGCCAGGGGAGCAATCGGAGGACGAGGCCTGCCCATAATCCAGAGAGGCTTACCCCGAGGAGGACTGCGTGGGGGACGTGCCACCAGAACCCTGCTTAGGGGCGGGATGTCGCTCCGAG GTCAAAACCTGCTCCGAGGTGGACGAGCCGTAGCTCCCCGAATGGGCTTAAGAAGAGGTGGTGTTCGAGGTCGTGGAGGTCCTGGGAGAGGGGGCCTAGGGCGTGGAGCTATGGGTCGTGGCGGAATCGGTGGTAGAG GTCGGGGTATGATAGGTCGGGGAAGAGGGGGCTTtggaggccgaggccgaggccgtgGACGAGGGAGAGGTGCCCTCACTCGCCCTGTGCTGACCAAGGAGCAGCTGGACAACCAGTTGGATGCATACATGTCGAAAACAAAAGGACACCTGGATGCCGAGTTGGATGCCTACATGGCACAAACAGATCCAGAAACCAATGATTGA
- the LOC112647754 gene encoding chromatin target of PRMT1 protein isoform X7, giving the protein MAAQSAPKVVLKSTTKMSLNERFTNMLKNKQPMPVNIRASMQQQQQLASARNRRLAQQMENRPSVQAALKLKQKSLKQRLGKSNIQARLGRPIGTLARGAIGGRGLPIIQRGLPRGGLRGGRATRTLLRGGMSLRGRGMIGRGRGGFGGRGRGRGRGRGALTRPVLTKEQLDNQLDAYMSKTKGHLDAELDAYMAQTDPETND; this is encoded by the exons ATGGCTGCACAGTCAGCGCCGAAAGTTGTGCTAAAAAGCACCACCAAGATGTCTCTAAATGAGCG CTTTACTAATATGCTGAAGAACAAACAGCCGATGCCAGTGAATATTCGGGCTTCGATGCAGCAACAACAGCAGCTAGCCAGTGCCAGAAACAGAAGACTGGCCCAGCAGATGGAGAATAGACCCTCTGTCCAGGCAGCATTAAAACTTAAGCAG AAGAGCTTAAAGCAGCGCCTGGGTAAGAGTAACATCCAGGCACGGTTAGGCCGACCCATAGGGACCCTGGCCAGGGGAGCAATCGGAGGACGAGGCCTGCCCATAATCCAGAGAGGCTTACCCCGAGGAGGACTGCGTGGGGGACGTGCCACCAGAACCCTGCTTAGGGGCGGGATGTCGCTCCGAG GTCGGGGTATGATAGGTCGGGGAAGAGGGGGCTTtggaggccgaggccgaggccgtgGACGAGGGAGAGGTGCCCTCACTCGCCCTGTGCTGACCAAGGAGCAGCTGGACAACCAGTTGGATGCATACATGTCGAAAACAAAAGGACACCTGGATGCCGAGTTGGATGCCTACATGGCACAAACAGATCCAGAAACCAATGATTGA
- the LOC112647754 gene encoding chromatin target of PRMT1 protein isoform X3: MAAQSAPKVVLKSTTKMSLNERFTNMLKNKQPMPVNIRASMQQQQQLASARNRRLAQQMENRPSVQAALKLKQKSLKQRLGKSNIQARLGRPIGTLARGAIGGRGLPIIQRGLPRGGLRGGRATRTLLRGGMSLRGQNLLRGGRAVAPRMGLRRGGVRGRGGPGRGGLGRGAMGRGGIGGRGRGMIGRGRGGFGGRGRGRGRGRGALTRPVLTKEQLDNQLDAYMSKTKGHLDAELDAYMAQTDPETND; this comes from the exons ATGGCTGCACAGTCAGCGCCGAAAGTTGTGCTAAAAAGCACCACCAAGATGTCTCTAAATGAGCG CTTTACTAATATGCTGAAGAACAAACAGCCGATGCCAGTGAATATTCGGGCTTCGATGCAGCAACAACAGCAGCTAGCCAGTGCCAGAAACAGAAGACTGGCCCAGCAGATGGAGAATAGACCCTCTGTCCAGGCAGCATTAAAACTTAAGCAG AAGAGCTTAAAGCAGCGCCTGGGTAAGAGTAACATCCAGGCACGGTTAGGCCGACCCATAGGGACCCTGGCCAGGGGAGCAATCGGAGGACGAGGCCTGCCCATAATCCAGAGAGGCTTACCCCGAGGAGGACTGCGTGGGGGACGTGCCACCAGAACCCTGCTTAGGGGCGGGATGTCGCTCCGAG GTCAAAACCTGCTCCGAGGTGGACGAGCCGTAGCTCCCCGAATGGGCTTAAGAAGAGGTGGTGTTCGAGGTCGTGGAGGTCCTGGGAGAGGGGGCCTAGGGCGTGGAGCTATGGGTCGTGGCGGAATCGGTGGTAGAG GTCGGGGTATGATAGGTCGGGGAAGAGGGGGCTTtggaggccgaggccgaggccgtgGACGAGGGAGAGGTGCCCTCACTCGCCCTGTGCTGACCAAGGAGCAGCTGGACAACCAGTTGGATGCATACATGTCGAAAACAAAAGGACACCTGGATGCCGAGTTGGATGCCTACATGGCACAAACAGATCCAGAAACCAATGATTGA
- the LOC112647754 gene encoding chromatin target of PRMT1 protein isoform X4, which translates to MAAQSAPKVVLKSTTKMSLNERFTNMLKNKQPMPVNIRASMQQQQQLASARNRRLAQQMENRPSVQAALKLKQSLKQRLGKSNIQARLGRPIGTLARGAIGGRGLPIIQRGLPRGGLRGGRATRTLLRGGMSLRGQNLLRGGRAVAPRMGLRRGGVRGRGGPGRGGLGRGAMGRGGIGGRGRGMIGRGRGGFGGRGRGRGRGRGALTRPVLTKEQLDNQLDAYMSKTKGHLDAELDAYMAQTDPETND; encoded by the exons ATGGCTGCACAGTCAGCGCCGAAAGTTGTGCTAAAAAGCACCACCAAGATGTCTCTAAATGAGCG CTTTACTAATATGCTGAAGAACAAACAGCCGATGCCAGTGAATATTCGGGCTTCGATGCAGCAACAACAGCAGCTAGCCAGTGCCAGAAACAGAAGACTGGCCCAGCAGATGGAGAATAGACCCTCTGTCCAGGCAGCATTAAAACTTAAGCAG AGCTTAAAGCAGCGCCTGGGTAAGAGTAACATCCAGGCACGGTTAGGCCGACCCATAGGGACCCTGGCCAGGGGAGCAATCGGAGGACGAGGCCTGCCCATAATCCAGAGAGGCTTACCCCGAGGAGGACTGCGTGGGGGACGTGCCACCAGAACCCTGCTTAGGGGCGGGATGTCGCTCCGAG GTCAAAACCTGCTCCGAGGTGGACGAGCCGTAGCTCCCCGAATGGGCTTAAGAAGAGGTGGTGTTCGAGGTCGTGGAGGTCCTGGGAGAGGGGGCCTAGGGCGTGGAGCTATGGGTCGTGGCGGAATCGGTGGTAGAG GTCGGGGTATGATAGGTCGGGGAAGAGGGGGCTTtggaggccgaggccgaggccgtgGACGAGGGAGAGGTGCCCTCACTCGCCCTGTGCTGACCAAGGAGCAGCTGGACAACCAGTTGGATGCATACATGTCGAAAACAAAAGGACACCTGGATGCCGAGTTGGATGCCTACATGGCACAAACAGATCCAGAAACCAATGATTGA
- the SNAPIN gene encoding SNARE-associated protein Snapin isoform X2, with protein MAAAGSAAVSGAGTPVAGPAGRDLFAEGLLEFLRPAVQQLDSHVHAVRESQVELREQIDNLATELCRINEDQKVALDLDPYVKKLLNARRRVVLVNNILQNAQERLRRLNHSVAKETARRRAMLDSGLYPPGSPSK; from the exons ATGGCGGCGGCTGGTTCCGCCGCAGTGTCTGGGGCAGGGACCCCTGTGGCGGGTCCCGCAGGCCGTGACCTCTTCGCCGAGGGGCTCCTCGAGTTCCTGCGACCGGCCGTGCAGCAGCTGGACTCTCACGTCCACGCCGTCAG AGAGAGCCAGGTGGAGCTCCGGGAACAGATCGACAACCTAGCCACTG AGCTGTGCCGAATCAACGAGGACCAGAAAGTGGCCCTAGACCTCGACCCCTACGTGAAGAAGCTGCTGAACGCGCGGCGGCGAGTCGTCCTGGTCAACAATATTCTGCAGAACGCGCAG GAACGGCTGAGGCGGCTAAACCACAGCGTTGCCAAAGAAACAGCCCGCAGAAGGGCCATGCTGGATTCAGGACTTTACCCCCCTGGCTCCCCAAGCAAGTAA
- the LOC112647754 gene encoding chromatin target of PRMT1 protein isoform X5 yields the protein MAAQSAPKVVLKSTTKMSLNERFTNMLKNKQPMPVNIRASMQQQQQLASARNRRLAQQMENRPSVQAALKLKQTLYASPDSGCGRICPSCGWASGGRCHATKSLKQRLGKSNIQARLGRPIGTLARGAIGGRGLPIIQRGLPRGGLRGGRATRTLLRGGMSLRGRGMIGRGRGGFGGRGRGRGRGRGALTRPVLTKEQLDNQLDAYMSKTKGHLDAELDAYMAQTDPETND from the exons ATGGCTGCACAGTCAGCGCCGAAAGTTGTGCTAAAAAGCACCACCAAGATGTCTCTAAATGAGCG CTTTACTAATATGCTGAAGAACAAACAGCCGATGCCAGTGAATATTCGGGCTTCGATGCAGCAACAACAGCAGCTAGCCAGTGCCAGAAACAGAAGACTGGCCCAGCAGATGGAGAATAGACCCTCTGTCCAGGCAGCATTAAAACTTAAGCAG ACTTTATATGCAAGTCCGGACAGTGGCTGTGGAAGGATATGTCCAAGCTGTGGCTGGGCGTCTGGAGGGCGATGCCATGCAACT AAGAGCTTAAAGCAGCGCCTGGGTAAGAGTAACATCCAGGCACGGTTAGGCCGACCCATAGGGACCCTGGCCAGGGGAGCAATCGGAGGACGAGGCCTGCCCATAATCCAGAGAGGCTTACCCCGAGGAGGACTGCGTGGGGGACGTGCCACCAGAACCCTGCTTAGGGGCGGGATGTCGCTCCGAG GTCGGGGTATGATAGGTCGGGGAAGAGGGGGCTTtggaggccgaggccgaggccgtgGACGAGGGAGAGGTGCCCTCACTCGCCCTGTGCTGACCAAGGAGCAGCTGGACAACCAGTTGGATGCATACATGTCGAAAACAAAAGGACACCTGGATGCCGAGTTGGATGCCTACATGGCACAAACAGATCCAGAAACCAATGATTGA
- the LOC112647754 gene encoding chromatin target of PRMT1 protein isoform X1, translated as MAAQSAPKVVLKSTTKMSLNERFTNMLKNKQPMPVNIRASMQQQQQLASARNRRLAQQMENRPSVQAALKLKQTLYASPDSGCGRICPSCGWASGGRCHATKSLKQRLGKSNIQARLGRPIGTLARGAIGGRGLPIIQRGLPRGGLRGGRATRTLLRGGMSLRGQNLLRGGRAVAPRMGLRRGGVRGRGGPGRGGLGRGAMGRGGIGGRGRGMIGRGRGGFGGRGRGRGRGRGALTRPVLTKEQLDNQLDAYMSKTKGHLDAELDAYMAQTDPETND; from the exons ATGGCTGCACAGTCAGCGCCGAAAGTTGTGCTAAAAAGCACCACCAAGATGTCTCTAAATGAGCG CTTTACTAATATGCTGAAGAACAAACAGCCGATGCCAGTGAATATTCGGGCTTCGATGCAGCAACAACAGCAGCTAGCCAGTGCCAGAAACAGAAGACTGGCCCAGCAGATGGAGAATAGACCCTCTGTCCAGGCAGCATTAAAACTTAAGCAG ACTTTATATGCAAGTCCGGACAGTGGCTGTGGAAGGATATGTCCAAGCTGTGGCTGGGCGTCTGGAGGGCGATGCCATGCAACT AAGAGCTTAAAGCAGCGCCTGGGTAAGAGTAACATCCAGGCACGGTTAGGCCGACCCATAGGGACCCTGGCCAGGGGAGCAATCGGAGGACGAGGCCTGCCCATAATCCAGAGAGGCTTACCCCGAGGAGGACTGCGTGGGGGACGTGCCACCAGAACCCTGCTTAGGGGCGGGATGTCGCTCCGAG GTCAAAACCTGCTCCGAGGTGGACGAGCCGTAGCTCCCCGAATGGGCTTAAGAAGAGGTGGTGTTCGAGGTCGTGGAGGTCCTGGGAGAGGGGGCCTAGGGCGTGGAGCTATGGGTCGTGGCGGAATCGGTGGTAGAG GTCGGGGTATGATAGGTCGGGGAAGAGGGGGCTTtggaggccgaggccgaggccgtgGACGAGGGAGAGGTGCCCTCACTCGCCCTGTGCTGACCAAGGAGCAGCTGGACAACCAGTTGGATGCATACATGTCGAAAACAAAAGGACACCTGGATGCCGAGTTGGATGCCTACATGGCACAAACAGATCCAGAAACCAATGATTGA
- the LOC112647754 gene encoding chromatin target of PRMT1 protein isoform X6 — translation MAAQSAPKVVLKSTTKMSLNERFTNMLKNKQPMPVNIRASMQQQQQLASARNRRLAQQMENRPSVQAALKLKQTLYASPDSGCGRICPSCGWASGGRCHATSLKQRLGKSNIQARLGRPIGTLARGAIGGRGLPIIQRGLPRGGLRGGRATRTLLRGGMSLRGRGMIGRGRGGFGGRGRGRGRGRGALTRPVLTKEQLDNQLDAYMSKTKGHLDAELDAYMAQTDPETND, via the exons ATGGCTGCACAGTCAGCGCCGAAAGTTGTGCTAAAAAGCACCACCAAGATGTCTCTAAATGAGCG CTTTACTAATATGCTGAAGAACAAACAGCCGATGCCAGTGAATATTCGGGCTTCGATGCAGCAACAACAGCAGCTAGCCAGTGCCAGAAACAGAAGACTGGCCCAGCAGATGGAGAATAGACCCTCTGTCCAGGCAGCATTAAAACTTAAGCAG ACTTTATATGCAAGTCCGGACAGTGGCTGTGGAAGGATATGTCCAAGCTGTGGCTGGGCGTCTGGAGGGCGATGCCATGCAACT AGCTTAAAGCAGCGCCTGGGTAAGAGTAACATCCAGGCACGGTTAGGCCGACCCATAGGGACCCTGGCCAGGGGAGCAATCGGAGGACGAGGCCTGCCCATAATCCAGAGAGGCTTACCCCGAGGAGGACTGCGTGGGGGACGTGCCACCAGAACCCTGCTTAGGGGCGGGATGTCGCTCCGAG GTCGGGGTATGATAGGTCGGGGAAGAGGGGGCTTtggaggccgaggccgaggccgtgGACGAGGGAGAGGTGCCCTCACTCGCCCTGTGCTGACCAAGGAGCAGCTGGACAACCAGTTGGATGCATACATGTCGAAAACAAAAGGACACCTGGATGCCGAGTTGGATGCCTACATGGCACAAACAGATCCAGAAACCAATGATTGA